CGACAGGCTGATGCTCGACTTTTTTATTAAGTAATGGTTTTACAGCAAAATTATTGTAGTATTTCCATTAACCTTAAATGGGTATAGCTGAGGTAACCTCAAGTTCTAACTGTAACCTTTTGAAAAAGGTTAACGGGTAACTAGCGGTTAGTGTGCTTAATGCGTAGTCAATGGTTTGTTCAATGCTGTTCGATTGAATCACCAGCTGTTCATGCAAGGTATTTACTACAGCGTATGCGCTATCCTGGTAGGTAATGCCTTGCGATATTTCACCTTCAAGTTTTGTGAAAAAGTCCATGATCTCTCGGTAGCGTTGCCTTTGCCTGTCGGAATAACGGTGTAGCGATGAGTATGCATTTGTAAAACTTGTAAACCTATTACGTAGGTTTGCCAGAACTTTGCGTGGAAGCTGGTCGATGCTAATGCCACGCTTCAGGTAAATTTCAGTGTACCGAAAAACGCCAACAAATCCAAGTGCGTCAAGATCATCGGCGGTGGATACGAGTAAAGCCAAGTCGAGCATGTCATCGGGCTTTGTAACCGGGTGTTGCTTTACCGATTTGTCATCGTGCAGCTCTACAGCTTTTAAAATCAGTGTTTTTTGCGATTCCGTTAGGTCTGGGAAGTGGCTGAGATATTGCTTGCATAGCTCGGCACCCTCAGCCCCATGTTGCTCGTCGAGGGTTTTGGTTAGGCCAGCATCGTGAAAAAAACAGGCAATTATTGCATTTTCAATTAGCTGTTCGGTGATTGTCAGTCCAGCCTTATGCAGTTCAATCAGTAAACCCCGGCAATGCAGCCACACCCTAATATGGTGTTGCAGATTGTGCGAGGGTAACGACACGTTATTGAATATACTCTCAAGGTGGCGGTAAAGGTTCGACAAGTGTTTTGTCTCAATCCTATGAATTTTAGAGAGTAACTCTTCCATGGTTTTTATGTAGTTTATGCAAAGTAAATAAAAAAGCAGGAAAAATTTTCCTGCTTTTACGTGATTTCGATAGAATTGTTTTAAGCCATCTCCTTTGATTTGGCAATAATTTCATAGGCGATATCGAGTATTGTGGTATCGTCGAGGGTTACTATTCCACCATCAGGCCCCGGTTCAAGGTGAAATCCCACAGCACCTCCATCCTTGTAGTTGGTTCCACCAAAATAATTGCGGACAGTTTCAACATTAACGTTCAACCTGTCCGCAATTACCTGCATGCTACCATCAGGAAGGCTATCTTTAACCCTCCTGAGCTCATTAAATGTGATTATTTTAGTCATAATTACAGGGTTTTATAATGATTTTTACACCTTAAATATAAAAAAATAAGTTCAAAATGTAAAATGATTTAACCAAATTTTAACGTTAAAAAAACACATTATTTTCTAGTTTTTTATACGAAATTTCCTTTTGGATGTTTTAATATTAAAGTGGTGGAAAATATTACTATTCTGGTAAATGAATCGAGGTTAAGGCAAAGACAATGAATGCTTTATAAATAAATTATTAAACTCTTGATTAATTTTAAGCCACATATGCTATTGTGGCTTTAAACTTTTCCAGGAACCTTAATATCTTTGTGGAAAATATTGGCTTTTCATGATTAAACTGGTGGTAACCGATTTGGATGGCACACTCCTGCGTTCCGATCATAAGTTTAACGACGAAGATATGGTTTCCCTATGCCGGTTAGGAGAAATGGGGATAATACGTGCCATTGCTACTGGTCGTTCACCATTTTCAGCATCAACTGTTTTGCCCGACGATTTTCCCATCGATTACCTTTTGTTCTCTTCTGGAGCAGGAATTATGCGCTGGTCCGATAAGTCGATTATTCATGCCAACCAGCTTTCACAGGAAGTTGTTCAGTATGTAATTGCCCTGCTTGTGGAAATGCATGCCGATTTTATGGTTCATGAACCAATTCCATTAAATCATTGTTTCCACTACCACAGTTCTGGTAAACTCAACTCTGATTTTGAACGAAGAATTAGCCTCTATAAGGATTACTCTCAACCCTTAATAACTGGTGTGCCATTTCCAGGACCTGCTTCGCAGGTGTTAGCCGTTTTACCCAATGATATTGAAAGGTTCAATGCCATTTCCAAAAAGCTTAACGGGGTTCAGGTTATAAGAGCAACCTCCCCGCTCGATGGCAAGTCAATTTGGCTTGAAATTTTTCCCGAAGGGGTTTCAAAATCCGGAGGTATTCAATGGTTGTGTAGCTATATTGGCGGAATTCATCCCCATAATTTGTTGGCCTTAGGCAACGATTACAACGATATTGATATGCTTAACCTTGCCGGTGAAGCTTTTGTGGTTTCAAACGCACCCAGTGAGCTAAAGGACAAATTTCAGGTTGTGCCGGTAAACGATGAGGCGGGTTTTTCACATGCTGTTAAAAGGGTGCTAAAAAAAGGTTAAACAAGGTTTTAAAGTATCTCCTTTACCTCTTTCTTTAAAAATTCAATGGCCAGCGAGGTGGGGTTAATCTCAAGTTCAGCGTAGGTTTCAAGAATTTTTTTGCTCAAATCGAAGCTGCTATCGTTTGGTGCAACTTTTTCGCTGCAAATATTTATTAGCTTAACAATGTTTTCCTTAGCATTTTTAACCATCTCCCATGCCTCATTGCTAACATATAGCTGTTGGGAAAGGTTGTGCTCCCATTCCGCTCTTATGTTCCCAAGTAACGTACTTTGTAGGTCGCTTGCAAGCATCCCCTTTTTATTAACTCTTACAATAATTGATTCAGGCGAAATCCGCTCCATTAAGAGTATTAAGCGCTCGTATGCCTGAAGTCGGAGCGGGAGTGAAACTTTTATGGTGTTAAACATTAATTCCGCCTTTTGCCTTCGGGTTTCATTCTTGATAAGAGTTCGCAAGGCAAGGTATCCTGCCAGGAATACCATAAGTGCGGGTATTGTAATTTTCAGAATTTCGGCAAACATATTTTTAATGTTTTTGGACAGTTTAGGTGTATATGAATGACAAATTACTTTATTTTTGAAACTCTAAAGTTAGTAAAACAATTTGGAATTCTCTAAAGCGTTATACCATGGAAAAGGTATCAGCCAGAATAGCAGCTCTTGAGGAGTCGCAAACCATTGCAATGTCGAAAAAGTCGCGCGAACTTGCTGCACAGGGTATCGATGTAATAAGCCTTAGCGTAGGCGAACCCGATTTCTTTACCCCCGACTTTGTAAAGGAAGCTGCCAAGAAAGCCATCGACCAGAACTTTTCGTTTTATACACCAGTTGCGGGTTACAAGGATTTAATGGAAGCAATTTGTGGAAAGCTTAAACGCGAAAACAACCTCGAGTATCAGCCCGACCAGGTTGTGGTTTCGGGTGGAGCTAAGCATAGCCTTTCAAACGTGTTGATGTGTATTGTTGATAAGGACGATGAGGTTATTGTTCCTGCCCCATACTGGGTTAGCTATGTTGAGCTGGTTAAGCTTGCTGAGGGGAAAAGCGTGGTGATTGAAACCTCGCTTGAGAGCGATTTTAAGATTACCCCCAAACAGCTTGAGGCTGCTATTACACCTAAAACCAGAGCCCTACTTTTGTGTTCGCCTTCAAACCCTACGGGTAGTGTATACACCTACGATGAGTTAAAGGCAATTGCTCAAATTATTGAGAAGCACCCAAATATCATTGTAATTTCCGATGAGATTTATGAACATATCAATTTTATTGGCAAACATGAGAGTATTGCTCAGTTTGATTCTATTCGGGATAGAGTAGTTATTATCAATGGCGTTTCAAAGGGGTATGCCATGACCGGTTGGCGCATAGGATTTTCGGCATCGGCCAAATGGATTGCCAAAGCATGTGAGAAACTTCAGGGTCAGCAAACATCGGGTGTTTGCAGTATTGCCCAACGTGCAGCCATTGCTGCATTTAACTCCGATGGCGAATACACCCGCCAAATGCGTGAGGCTTTTCGGCGTCGTCGCGATTTGATGTATGAAGGTTTCTCATCAATCCCTGGCTTCAGGTTGAATAAGCCACAGGGTGCGTTCTACATTTTCCCTGAAATATCGGAACTGCTTGGCAAGCAGTATAACGGTGAAACCATAAAAACCTCCGATGACCTTGCCATGTTCCTTCTGAATCATGCCCATGTTGCCGTTGTTCCGGGTTCGGCTTTTGGTTCACCAAAATGCATAAGGCTTTCGTATGCTACATCGGACGATAAGCTTAAGGAATCCATTGAGCGTATTAGGAAAGCAGTTGCTTTACTCAAGTAAAGCTATTTCCTTTTAACATTATATAGCATCGAACTACATGGTTATTTCGATGCTTTTTTTTATTTTAGTTTAGTATTACTTTTTTGAAGATGAAGAATTTTGTAAAGTTTGGGTTGTCTATTGCCTTGGTTGGATTAGCGATTGGAGTTTTGCTCCTTTTAAGGCTCTATTTTACGTTTCGTGCTACCAATGTAGCAGTCTCAAAGGAGACATTAATATATATTCCCACAGGTTCAAGCTATAACGATGTTCTAAATATTCTTGATAATAATAAGGTATTAAAAAGTATCGACAGGTTCAAAAGGGTGGCACAATACTACGATTACGAAAACTCTGTTAAACCCGGATGCTATGCTTTTAAGCCCGGTATGAGTAATTCCTCCATGGTAAAAATGCTTAAGTATGGACATCAAAAACCAGTAAAGGTTACCTTTACTGGAATGCGAACCTGGCAACAGCTAGCACAACGCATTTCTTCACAGATTGAAGCCGATTCGGTTTCGCTTATTAATCTGTTTACTTCCGATTCAGTAGCGTTTAATCGGGGTTTCACTCCTAGCACTTTTATGGCAATGTTTATTCCTAATACATACGAATTCTACTGGAATACCCATGCATTAGGATTTATCAATAGGATGTACAAGGAGTATAACCGTTTTTGGAACGAGAGCCGGATTCA
The genomic region above belongs to Tenuifilum sp. 4138str and contains:
- a CDS encoding HD domain-containing protein, with product MEELLSKIHRIETKHLSNLYRHLESIFNNVSLPSHNLQHHIRVWLHCRGLLIELHKAGLTITEQLIENAIIACFFHDAGLTKTLDEQHGAEGAELCKQYLSHFPDLTESQKTLILKAVELHDDKSVKQHPVTKPDDMLDLALLVSTADDLDALGFVGVFRYTEIYLKRGISIDQLPRKVLANLRNRFTSFTNAYSSLHRYSDRQRQRYREIMDFFTKLEGEISQGITYQDSAYAVVNTLHEQLVIQSNSIEQTIDYALSTLTASYPLTFFKRLQLELEVTSAIPI
- a CDS encoding DNA-binding protein, translating into MTKIITFNELRRVKDSLPDGSMQVIADRLNVNVETVRNYFGGTNYKDGGAVGFHLEPGPDGGIVTLDDTTILDIAYEIIAKSKEMA
- a CDS encoding HAD family hydrolase, which produces MIKLVVTDLDGTLLRSDHKFNDEDMVSLCRLGEMGIIRAIATGRSPFSASTVLPDDFPIDYLLFSSGAGIMRWSDKSIIHANQLSQEVVQYVIALLVEMHADFMVHEPIPLNHCFHYHSSGKLNSDFERRISLYKDYSQPLITGVPFPGPASQVLAVLPNDIERFNAISKKLNGVQVIRATSPLDGKSIWLEIFPEGVSKSGGIQWLCSYIGGIHPHNLLALGNDYNDIDMLNLAGEAFVVSNAPSELKDKFQVVPVNDEAGFSHAVKRVLKKG
- a CDS encoding pyridoxal phosphate-dependent aminotransferase yields the protein MEKVSARIAALEESQTIAMSKKSRELAAQGIDVISLSVGEPDFFTPDFVKEAAKKAIDQNFSFYTPVAGYKDLMEAICGKLKRENNLEYQPDQVVVSGGAKHSLSNVLMCIVDKDDEVIVPAPYWVSYVELVKLAEGKSVVIETSLESDFKITPKQLEAAITPKTRALLLCSPSNPTGSVYTYDELKAIAQIIEKHPNIIVISDEIYEHINFIGKHESIAQFDSIRDRVVIINGVSKGYAMTGWRIGFSASAKWIAKACEKLQGQQTSGVCSIAQRAAIAAFNSDGEYTRQMREAFRRRRDLMYEGFSSIPGFRLNKPQGAFYIFPEISELLGKQYNGETIKTSDDLAMFLLNHAHVAVVPGSAFGSPKCIRLSYATSDDKLKESIERIRKAVALLK
- the mltG gene encoding endolytic transglycosylase MltG is translated as MKNFVKFGLSIALVGLAIGVLLLLRLYFTFRATNVAVSKETLIYIPTGSSYNDVLNILDNNKVLKSIDRFKRVAQYYDYENSVKPGCYAFKPGMSNSSMVKMLKYGHQKPVKVTFTGMRTWQQLAQRISSQIEADSVSLINLFTSDSVAFNRGFTPSTFMAMFIPNTYEFYWNTHALGFINRMYKEYNRFWNESRIHKADGIGLSPVEVAILASIVEEETNVKSEMPIIAGVYLNRLRKGIPLQADPTVKFAIGDFTIRRVLTRHLAVDSPFNTYKHRGLPPGPIRIPSVIAIDAVLNAQKHSYLYFCASPDFSGRHLFAKTLAEHNRNAAKYRKALNMERIYR